The following proteins are co-located in the Streptomyces sp. DT2A-34 genome:
- a CDS encoding succinate dehydrogenase, producing MARTVWDSTVGKKTVMAVSGLIMLLYLVAHMIGNLKIYFGAGEFNAYGHWLRTVGEPFMHYEWTLWLIRVVLVAAVVAHATSAYQLSRRDIKARPSKYVHKKPRASYATRTMRWGGIILGLFIVWHVLDLTTGTVHSGGFQEGHPYQNVVDTFSTWYGNVIYIVAMLALGLHIRHGFWSAAQTLGAGSRTRDRALKTVANVLALLLTAGFIAVPVGVMTGVVS from the coding sequence ATGGCACGCACGGTGTGGGACTCCACCGTCGGCAAGAAGACCGTGATGGCGGTCAGCGGGCTGATCATGCTGCTGTACCTGGTCGCCCACATGATCGGCAACCTGAAGATCTACTTCGGCGCGGGCGAGTTCAACGCGTACGGCCACTGGCTGCGCACGGTCGGCGAACCGTTCATGCACTACGAGTGGACGCTCTGGCTGATCCGCGTCGTGCTGGTCGCCGCCGTCGTCGCCCACGCCACCTCGGCGTACCAGCTCAGCCGCCGCGACATCAAGGCACGCCCCAGCAAGTACGTGCACAAGAAGCCGCGGGCCTCCTACGCGACCCGCACCATGCGCTGGGGCGGCATCATCCTCGGCCTGTTCATCGTCTGGCACGTCCTGGACCTGACGACCGGCACCGTGCACTCGGGCGGCTTCCAGGAGGGCCACCCGTACCAGAACGTCGTGGACACCTTCTCCACGTGGTACGGCAACGTCATCTACATCGTCGCGATGCTCGCCCTCGGCCTGCACATCCGGCACGGCTTCTGGAGCGCCGCCCAGACCCTCGGCGCCGGCAGCCGCACCCGAGACCGCGCCCTGAAGACCGTCGCCAACGTCCTCGCGCTGCTGCTCACGGCCGGCTTCATCGCCGTACCCGTGGGCGTCATGACCGGAGTGGTGAGCTGA